A single genomic interval of Mycobacterium sp. DL592 harbors:
- the glp gene encoding gephyrin-like molybdotransferase Glp — MRTVEEHQRVVADLIAAGRPVTVGLAEAEGRVLSDDVAAPLSLPVFDNSAMDGYAVRAEDVTGADADNPVKLPVAEDIPAGRTDPLTLAPGTAHRIMTGAPLPAGATAVVAVELTDGGTETVEIRSSAREGQHIRRAGEDVTAGATVLRAGHVVTPAALGLAAALGLGSLTVVPRQRVLVMSTGSELVSAGTDLKPGQIYESNAIMLAAAVREAGGEVVASPTSSDDVVQFSAVLEGYAGQADLIITSGGVSAGAYEVVKDAFGGSADGRRPSGSSAVEFVKVAMQPGMPQGAGRLNGAGRPATSGLGTPIITLPGNPVSALVSFEVFVRPALRAAMGLPNPHRPRRNAVLTEGLTSPKGKRQFRRGVYDAAAGTVTTYGPPASHHLRWLASANCLLEIAEDVTEMAAGEQVQLWDLT; from the coding sequence ATGCGCACCGTCGAAGAACATCAACGCGTCGTCGCCGACCTGATCGCGGCGGGACGACCGGTGACCGTTGGGCTGGCCGAGGCGGAGGGCCGCGTGCTCTCCGACGATGTCGCAGCGCCGCTGTCGCTGCCGGTCTTCGACAACTCCGCCATGGACGGCTACGCCGTGCGCGCCGAGGACGTCACGGGAGCCGATGCCGACAATCCGGTGAAACTTCCTGTCGCCGAAGACATTCCGGCTGGCCGCACCGATCCGCTGACATTAGCCCCAGGAACCGCGCACCGCATCATGACCGGCGCTCCGCTGCCTGCCGGTGCGACGGCCGTCGTCGCGGTGGAACTGACCGACGGCGGAACCGAGACGGTGGAGATCCGGTCGTCGGCCAGGGAGGGGCAGCACATCCGGCGCGCGGGCGAGGACGTGACCGCCGGGGCGACGGTGCTGCGTGCCGGGCACGTGGTGACCCCGGCCGCCCTCGGACTGGCTGCGGCGCTGGGACTGGGCAGTCTGACGGTGGTGCCGCGCCAGCGGGTGCTGGTGATGTCGACCGGCTCGGAACTGGTGTCGGCGGGCACCGACCTCAAGCCCGGCCAGATCTACGAGTCCAACGCCATCATGCTGGCCGCCGCGGTGCGCGAGGCGGGCGGCGAGGTGGTGGCCAGCCCGACCTCAAGCGACGACGTCGTCCAGTTCAGCGCCGTACTGGAGGGCTACGCCGGCCAAGCCGATCTGATCATCACCTCCGGTGGGGTCAGCGCAGGCGCCTACGAAGTGGTCAAGGACGCCTTCGGAGGCTCGGCCGACGGTCGCCGGCCCAGCGGCTCCAGCGCCGTCGAGTTCGTCAAGGTTGCGATGCAGCCGGGCATGCCGCAGGGCGCGGGCCGCCTGAACGGAGCCGGAAGGCCGGCGACATCAGGGCTGGGCACGCCGATCATCACGCTGCCGGGCAACCCGGTCAGTGCGCTGGTGTCGTTCGAGGTGTTCGTTCGCCCCGCATTGCGCGCCGCTATGGGCCTACCCAATCCGCATCGCCCGCGTCGCAACGCCGTGCTGACCGAGGGGTTGACCTCACCGAAGGGCAAGCGGCAGTTCCGCCGCGGCGTGTACGACGCGGCGGCCGGTACGGTCACCACCTACGGTCCGCCGGCGTCGCATCACCTGCGCTGGCTGGCCTCGGCCAACTGCCTACTGGAGATCGCCGAGGACGTCACCGAGATGGCCGCAGGCGAGCAGGTCCAGCTCTGGGACCTCACCTAG
- a CDS encoding phosphatidylserine decarboxylase has product MARRPRTADDTNKSGPQRLVALVRSSVPPVHPAGLPFISAGLAVAALGRKNRWLRRAGLAAAAANAGFFRHPARQPPSRAGVVVAPADGLICLVEEAEPPAELGLPAGPVPRVSIFLSLLDAHVQRTPVGGEVIDVQYRPGRFHSADLAAASEDNERNSVLIRTPEGRDVVVVQIAGLVARRIVCDVHPGDKVAIGDTYGLIRFGSRLDTYFPAGSQILVEPGQRALAGETVLAQLP; this is encoded by the coding sequence ATGGCCAGACGCCCCCGCACAGCGGACGACACCAACAAGTCCGGCCCGCAACGGCTGGTCGCGCTGGTCCGTTCCTCAGTTCCTCCCGTCCATCCCGCCGGCCTGCCCTTCATCTCGGCCGGCCTGGCTGTGGCGGCGCTGGGCCGCAAGAACCGCTGGCTGCGCCGGGCCGGCCTGGCCGCCGCCGCCGCAAACGCCGGGTTCTTCCGTCACCCCGCGCGGCAGCCACCGAGCCGCGCCGGTGTGGTCGTCGCCCCCGCCGACGGCCTCATCTGTCTGGTCGAGGAAGCCGAGCCGCCGGCCGAGCTGGGCCTGCCCGCCGGACCGGTCCCGCGCGTCAGCATCTTCTTGTCGCTGCTGGACGCACACGTCCAGCGCACACCCGTCGGCGGCGAGGTCATCGACGTGCAGTACCGACCCGGCAGATTTCATTCAGCCGACCTGGCGGCGGCCAGTGAGGACAATGAGCGCAACAGCGTGCTGATCCGCACGCCGGAAGGACGGGACGTGGTGGTCGTGCAGATCGCCGGGCTGGTGGCACGCCGCATCGTGTGCGACGTCCACCCCGGAGACAAGGTGGCCATCGGCGACACCTACGGGCTGATCCGGTTCGGCTCCCGCCTGGACACCTACTTCCCCGCCGGCTCACAGATTCTGGTCGAACCGGGTCAGCGGGCGCTGGCCGGCGAGACGGTATTGGCGCAGCTGCCGTGA
- a CDS encoding phosphatidylcholine/phosphatidylserine synthase: protein MTPRIKSRRGLRILPSATTVLAICAGLTSIKFALDGRPHVALALIGAAAVLDGIDGGIARALQAQSPMGAEIDSLADAVNFGVAPALVVYVTLLPTSPIGWIFVLLYAVCVVLRLARFNALLDDDTRPAYTRQYFVGMPAPCGAVGAIGPLAAMLQFGHGWWTSTWFICAWLAANSILLVSRVPTLALKSVSVPANAAPILLVLVAIVAAGLLLFPYVLVLLIIVGYLIIIPFTVRSQRWVAARPETWDAKPGQRRAARRAIRRAEHPNRRRSVSRLGLRKPGG from the coding sequence ATCACGCCGCGCATCAAGTCCCGCCGGGGACTGCGCATCCTGCCCAGCGCGACGACCGTGCTCGCCATCTGCGCCGGGCTGACGTCGATCAAGTTCGCCCTCGACGGGCGCCCGCATGTCGCGCTGGCGCTGATCGGCGCGGCGGCTGTGCTCGACGGCATCGACGGTGGCATCGCCCGGGCCCTGCAGGCGCAGTCCCCGATGGGCGCCGAGATCGATTCGCTGGCCGATGCGGTGAACTTCGGTGTCGCGCCGGCGCTGGTCGTCTACGTGACGCTGCTTCCGACCTCGCCGATCGGCTGGATCTTCGTATTGCTCTACGCGGTATGCGTGGTGCTGCGGCTGGCGCGATTCAACGCACTCCTCGACGACGACACCCGCCCGGCTTACACCCGGCAGTACTTCGTCGGCATGCCAGCACCGTGTGGTGCGGTGGGCGCGATCGGCCCGCTCGCCGCGATGCTGCAGTTCGGCCACGGCTGGTGGACGTCGACATGGTTCATCTGCGCGTGGCTGGCGGCCAACTCGATTCTGTTGGTGAGCCGCGTGCCCACCCTGGCGCTGAAATCCGTGTCGGTGCCTGCCAATGCCGCACCGATCCTGCTGGTGCTGGTAGCGATCGTCGCCGCCGGGCTGCTGCTGTTCCCCTACGTGCTGGTCCTGCTGATCATCGTCGGGTACCTGATCATCATTCCGTTCACCGTGCGCAGCCAGCGCTGGGTGGCCGCGCGCCCGGAAACCTGGGATGCCAAACCCGGGCAGCGGCGCGCGGCGCGGCGGGCCATTCGCCGCGCGGAGCATCCCAACCGCCGCCGGTCCGTCAGCCGACTCGGCCTGCGTAAACCAGGAGGCTGA
- a CDS encoding AAA family ATPase, which translates to MSTLDETGPPPPASSLALTARLNTSALDSRRGVVRLHPEAIAALGIREWDAVSLTGSRTTAAVAGVAAPDTPAGTALLDDVTLSNAGLRENSTVLVSAVTVYGARSVTLRGSTLATQSVSSATLRQALLGKVMTVGDTVSLLPRDLGPGTSTSEASSALASSVGITWTSELLTVTGTDPAGPVSVQPNSSVTWGDGVTPGPVPAGHAAAVSPPMVWPEAPPVSMDDLKGQHVQAGRLTEWLKLALDEPALLEKLGAKPNLGVLVTGPAGVGKATLVRAVCAGRRLVELDGPDTGALAAQDRQRAVAEAVATVCDGGGVLLVTDIDALLPTPPEPVATMVLAELRKAVAAPGVALVATSQQPDALDPRLRAPDLCDRELGLSLPDGATRKALLEVLLRNVPAADLNLDEIAERTPGFVRADLAALVREAALRAAARASEDGKPPALIQDDLKGALSVIRPLSRSATEEVSVGSVTLEDVGDMIATKQALTEAVLWPLQHPDTFARLGVEPPKGVLLYGPPGCGKTYVVRALASSGRLSVHAVKGAELMDKWVGSSEKAVRELFRRARDSAPSLVFLDEIDALAPRRGQSFDSGVTDRVVAALLTELDGIEPLRDVVVLGATNRPDLIDPALLRPGRLEKLVFVEPPDADARKEILRTAGKSVPLSKEVDLEALAGELDGYSAADCVALLREAALTAMRRSIDAADVTAADVAKARENVRPSLDPAQVASLREFAAGH; encoded by the coding sequence GTGTCCACTCTCGACGAGACCGGCCCACCACCGCCGGCTTCCAGCCTGGCTCTGACAGCGCGGCTGAACACCTCGGCGCTGGACTCCCGCCGCGGCGTGGTGCGCCTGCATCCGGAGGCCATCGCCGCGCTGGGTATCCGGGAGTGGGATGCGGTGTCGCTGACGGGTTCTCGCACCACCGCTGCGGTCGCTGGCGTCGCCGCACCGGACACCCCCGCGGGGACCGCTCTTCTCGATGACGTGACGCTGTCCAACGCGGGCCTGCGCGAGAACTCCACGGTGTTGGTGTCGGCGGTGACGGTGTACGGGGCGCGGTCGGTCACGTTGCGGGGCTCGACGCTGGCCACCCAGTCGGTGTCCTCGGCGACGCTGCGCCAGGCGCTGCTGGGCAAGGTCATGACGGTCGGTGACACGGTGTCGCTGCTGCCCCGCGACCTGGGGCCCGGCACGTCGACCTCGGAGGCCAGTTCGGCGCTGGCGTCGTCGGTGGGGATCACCTGGACCTCGGAGTTGCTGACCGTCACCGGCACCGATCCCGCGGGACCGGTGAGCGTACAACCCAATTCGTCGGTGACGTGGGGCGACGGAGTGACGCCGGGCCCGGTTCCCGCGGGCCATGCTGCCGCGGTGAGCCCGCCAATGGTGTGGCCGGAGGCGCCACCGGTGTCGATGGACGACCTCAAGGGCCAGCATGTGCAGGCCGGTCGGCTCACCGAATGGCTCAAGCTCGCTCTCGACGAGCCGGCCCTGCTGGAAAAGCTTGGCGCCAAACCGAATCTGGGCGTGCTGGTCACCGGGCCCGCCGGTGTCGGCAAGGCGACGCTGGTGCGCGCCGTGTGCGCGGGCCGGCGGCTGGTGGAACTCGACGGCCCGGACACCGGGGCGCTGGCCGCCCAGGATCGCCAGCGGGCGGTCGCCGAGGCGGTGGCCACGGTGTGCGACGGCGGCGGCGTGCTGCTGGTCACTGATATCGACGCCCTGCTTCCCACCCCGCCCGAACCGGTCGCGACGATGGTTCTCGCCGAGTTGCGCAAAGCGGTGGCCGCGCCCGGGGTGGCTCTGGTGGCGACCTCCCAGCAGCCAGACGCCCTGGACCCCCGGCTGCGTGCACCCGACCTTTGCGACCGGGAACTGGGCCTGAGCCTTCCCGACGGCGCCACCCGTAAGGCACTACTGGAAGTGCTGCTGCGCAACGTCCCCGCCGCCGACCTCAATCTCGACGAAATCGCCGAGCGCACACCGGGATTCGTCCGGGCTGATCTGGCGGCGCTGGTGCGCGAGGCCGCACTGCGGGCGGCGGCGCGAGCCAGTGAGGACGGCAAGCCGCCCGCGCTGATCCAGGACGACCTCAAGGGCGCGCTCAGCGTCATCCGGCCGCTGTCACGCTCGGCGACCGAAGAGGTGTCGGTCGGCTCGGTGACACTCGAGGACGTCGGCGACATGATCGCCACCAAGCAGGCACTGACCGAGGCCGTGCTCTGGCCGCTGCAGCACCCGGACACCTTCGCCCGCCTCGGTGTCGAGCCGCCGAAGGGTGTTCTGCTCTACGGCCCGCCCGGCTGCGGCAAGACGTATGTGGTGCGGGCCCTGGCGAGCTCCGGCCGGCTGAGCGTGCATGCCGTCAAGGGCGCCGAACTGATGGACAAGTGGGTGGGCTCCTCGGAGAAGGCGGTCCGCGAATTGTTCCGGCGGGCAAGGGATTCCGCGCCGTCACTGGTGTTCCTTGACGAAATCGACGCGTTGGCCCCACGGCGCGGGCAGAGCTTCGACTCCGGGGTGACCGACCGGGTGGTGGCCGCGCTGCTGACCGAGCTCGACGGTATCGAGCCGCTGCGCGATGTCGTGGTGCTCGGCGCCACCAACCGCCCCGATCTGATCGACCCCGCGTTGCTGCGGCCGGGCCGGCTGGAGAAGCTGGTCTTCGTCGAGCCGCCGGATGCCGACGCCCGCAAGGAGATTCTGCGCACCGCCGGGAAGTCGGTACCGCTGTCCAAGGAGGTCGACCTCGAAGCGCTGGCGGGCGAACTCGACGGCTACAGCGCCGCCGATTGCGTGGCCCTGCTGCGCGAGGCGGCCCTGACCGCGATGCGCCGCTCCATCGACGCCGCCGACGTCACCGCCGCCGACGTGGCCAAGGCCCGCGAGAATGTCCGCCCCTCATTGGATCCCGCGCAGGTGGCGTCGCTTCGGGAGTTCGCCGCGGGGCACTAG
- a CDS encoding SRPBCC family protein — protein sequence MSEQRVVSASREIAAPAATIFELIADPARQPEWDGNDNLGHAPAGQRVRSAGAVFTMTLNHGAVRENHVEEFEEGRLIAWRPSEAGATPPGHLWRWELRPIDTGHTLVTHTYDWTRLADPVRLERARNTTADNLRASIDRLADIAERA from the coding sequence GTGTCCGAACAACGAGTGGTCAGTGCCAGCCGTGAGATCGCCGCACCCGCGGCCACGATCTTCGAACTCATCGCCGATCCCGCGCGACAACCGGAGTGGGACGGTAACGACAACCTCGGCCACGCTCCGGCGGGCCAGCGCGTCCGCTCCGCCGGTGCGGTCTTCACCATGACGCTCAACCACGGCGCGGTCCGGGAGAACCACGTGGAGGAGTTCGAGGAGGGGCGGCTGATCGCCTGGCGGCCGTCCGAGGCCGGGGCGACGCCGCCCGGTCACCTGTGGCGCTGGGAACTGCGGCCCATCGACACCGGGCACACCCTGGTCACCCACACCTACGACTGGACCCGGCTGGCCGATCCAGTGCGGCTCGAGCGCGCCCGCAACACCACCGCGGACAATCTGCGGGCCTCGATCGACCGGCTGGCCGACATCGCCGAACGCGCCTAG
- a CDS encoding DUF1707 domain-containing protein yields MNTTTTRVGDHDRTATAELLSQALAEGYVDLAEYETRVQSAFAAQTADDLRRILADLPVAQLRRSDPRRIAARKSAARASVRLHLGTYAAMVAIVLTVWLAVALTAGAWYFWPIWPILGGAVGVVGHALPVRTFCR; encoded by the coding sequence ATGAACACCACCACCACCCGCGTCGGAGATCACGACCGCACCGCCACCGCTGAACTGCTGTCCCAGGCCCTCGCCGAGGGCTACGTCGATCTCGCCGAATACGAGACCCGCGTCCAGTCGGCATTCGCCGCACAGACCGCCGACGACCTGCGCCGCATCCTCGCCGACCTGCCGGTTGCCCAACTGCGCCGTAGCGACCCGCGCCGGATCGCCGCCCGCAAGAGCGCGGCCCGCGCCTCGGTGCGTCTGCACCTGGGCACCTACGCGGCCATGGTCGCGATCGTGCTGACCGTCTGGCTGGCCGTCGCACTCACCGCAGGCGCCTGGTACTTCTGGCCGATCTGGCCGATCCTCGGCGGGGCCGTCGGCGTCGTCGGCCACGCCCTCCCGGTCCGGACCTTCTGCCGCTAG
- a CDS encoding Na+/H+ antiporter subunit A: protein MLVILVAHAIAAALAPVLVHRWGRLAFYPLALVPAASLTWVALNWPQPGRPAPTVDVPWVPELSMNITLRFDTLSAVMSVLVLGIGALVLFYCGEYFHHRDGHTENRLPSFAAELVAFSGAMFGLVVADNMLLLYTFWELTTVLSFLLVGHYAERATSRRAAMQALLVTTAGGLAMLAGIIILGHYSGTYLLSELVAAPPHGVAVGVGVVLVLVGAVSKSALVPFHFWLPGAMAAPTPVSAYLHAAAMVKAGVYLIARLTPGFADSPGWRPTVITLGLVTMLLAGWRAVREYDLKLILAFGTVSQLGFITVMVGGGGQDMMLAGLAMLCAHALFKATLFMVVGVIDHSTGTRDIRRLAWLGRRMPALFVIAAGATASMAALPPFLGFVAKEADFETLAHSESLGPWAPVVLAGVVTGSVFTTIYSLRFLWGAFARKGSHGPTVLVANLHRPSAVFLVAPAILAAAGLFFGLVPSPLDHTLDNYADTLPPAGVADGAYTLELWHGFGLPVLLSAIVLAAGTAAFFSRDRLQRARIGRYQPLGNADRVYDAVIRGADVVSVRLTAATQRGSIPVTQSVILATLVLLPIAVLVLGSRDRPDFRLWDSLVQPVVGLLILAAAVAATVMRNRLAAVLLVGITGYGSGVIFALHGAPDLALTQFLVETLTLVIFVLVLRTLPAEAEETNVKRHRLPKVLLALAVGATVTTLAVFAKAARTTTPIADLLPDAAYLRGHGANTVNVLLVDIRAWDTLGEISVLVVAATGVASLVFRNRRFGSAPRVSDVGQPDVAVLQTVPYSPAVSDTTWLRGSELRDPRYRSLVLEVATRLIFPLIMVLSVYFFFTGHNTPGGGFAGGLTAGLALVLRYLAGGRYELGETLPLDAGKILGFGLVLSAGTAVGSMLLGAPALSSAVITLDVPLLGTVKLVTALFFDLGVYLIVVGLVLDVLRSLGARIDVEMAESPPPATKVGAR, encoded by the coding sequence ATGCTCGTCATCCTGGTCGCGCATGCGATCGCCGCCGCCCTGGCGCCGGTCCTCGTGCACCGCTGGGGACGGCTAGCTTTCTACCCGCTGGCCCTGGTGCCCGCCGCCTCGCTGACCTGGGTGGCGCTGAACTGGCCGCAACCTGGCCGGCCCGCCCCGACAGTCGATGTGCCCTGGGTGCCGGAACTGTCGATGAACATCACGCTGCGGTTCGACACGCTCTCGGCGGTCATGAGCGTGCTGGTACTCGGCATCGGCGCCCTGGTGCTGTTCTACTGCGGCGAGTACTTCCATCACCGCGACGGCCACACCGAGAACCGGCTGCCCAGCTTCGCCGCCGAACTCGTGGCGTTCTCCGGTGCGATGTTCGGCCTGGTCGTCGCCGACAACATGCTGCTGCTCTACACCTTCTGGGAGCTGACGACGGTGTTGTCGTTCCTGCTCGTCGGCCACTACGCGGAGCGGGCCACCAGCCGCCGCGCCGCCATGCAGGCCCTGCTCGTCACCACCGCGGGTGGGCTGGCGATGCTGGCCGGCATCATCATCCTCGGCCACTACTCCGGGACCTATCTGCTCTCCGAACTGGTGGCCGCCCCACCCCACGGGGTCGCCGTCGGGGTCGGCGTGGTGCTGGTGCTCGTCGGCGCGGTGTCCAAGTCGGCTCTGGTGCCCTTCCACTTCTGGCTGCCCGGTGCCATGGCCGCGCCCACCCCCGTCAGCGCCTACCTGCACGCCGCGGCCATGGTCAAGGCAGGTGTCTACCTGATCGCCCGGCTCACCCCCGGCTTCGCCGATTCGCCCGGCTGGCGCCCGACCGTCATCACTCTGGGGCTGGTCACCATGCTGCTCGCGGGATGGCGCGCGGTGCGCGAGTACGACCTCAAGCTGATCCTGGCGTTCGGCACGGTCAGCCAGCTCGGCTTCATCACCGTGATGGTCGGCGGCGGCGGCCAGGACATGATGCTGGCCGGGCTGGCCATGCTCTGCGCGCACGCACTGTTCAAGGCCACGCTGTTCATGGTGGTCGGCGTCATCGACCACTCCACCGGCACCCGCGATATCCGCAGGCTGGCCTGGCTGGGCCGCCGGATGCCCGCGCTGTTCGTCATCGCGGCCGGGGCGACCGCCAGCATGGCGGCCCTGCCGCCGTTCCTCGGCTTCGTCGCCAAGGAGGCCGATTTCGAAACCCTCGCGCACAGCGAATCGCTGGGGCCTTGGGCGCCCGTCGTTCTGGCCGGCGTGGTCACCGGGTCGGTGTTCACCACGATCTACAGCCTGCGCTTCCTGTGGGGAGCCTTCGCGCGCAAGGGTTCTCACGGCCCGACCGTTCTGGTGGCCAACCTGCACCGGCCGTCGGCGGTGTTCCTGGTCGCACCGGCCATCCTCGCCGCGGCCGGGCTGTTCTTCGGCCTGGTGCCCAGCCCGTTGGACCACACCCTCGACAACTACGCCGACACCCTTCCCCCCGCGGGTGTCGCCGACGGCGCCTACACCCTGGAGCTGTGGCACGGGTTCGGCCTGCCGGTGCTGCTGTCGGCGATCGTGCTGGCGGCGGGCACCGCGGCGTTCTTCAGCCGCGACCGGTTGCAGCGGGCCCGGATCGGCCGCTATCAGCCGCTGGGCAACGCCGACCGGGTCTATGACGCGGTCATCCGCGGCGCCGACGTGGTGTCGGTCCGGCTGACGGCCGCCACCCAGCGCGGGTCGATCCCGGTCACCCAGTCGGTGATCCTGGCCACGCTGGTGCTGCTACCGATCGCGGTGCTGGTCCTCGGGTCGCGCGACCGGCCGGATTTCCGGCTGTGGGACTCGCTGGTGCAACCGGTCGTCGGCCTGCTGATCCTGGCCGCCGCGGTGGCCGCGACCGTGATGCGCAACCGGCTTGCCGCGGTCCTTCTCGTTGGCATCACCGGGTACGGCAGCGGTGTCATCTTCGCGTTGCACGGCGCCCCGGATCTGGCGCTGACCCAGTTCCTGGTGGAGACCCTGACGTTGGTCATCTTCGTGCTGGTGCTGCGGACACTGCCCGCCGAGGCCGAGGAGACCAACGTCAAGCGCCATCGCCTGCCCAAGGTGCTGCTCGCACTGGCGGTCGGGGCGACGGTGACCACGCTGGCGGTGTTCGCCAAGGCGGCCCGCACCACCACCCCGATCGCCGACCTGCTGCCCGACGCCGCCTATCTCCGCGGCCACGGCGCCAACACCGTCAACGTGCTGCTCGTCGACATCCGCGCCTGGGACACCCTCGGCGAGATCTCGGTGCTGGTGGTGGCCGCCACCGGGGTGGCCTCCCTGGTGTTCCGCAACCGCCGGTTCGGTTCGGCGCCAAGGGTTTCCGATGTGGGCCAGCCCGATGTCGCTGTGCTGCAGACAGTTCCGTACAGCCCGGCGGTCAGCGACACCACCTGGCTGCGGGGTAGCGAGCTGCGCGACCCGCGCTACCGCTCGCTGGTGTTGGAAGTCGCAACCCGGCTGATCTTCCCGCTCATAATGGTGCTGTCGGTGTACTTCTTCTTCACCGGCCACAACACCCCCGGCGGTGGCTTCGCGGGCGGGCTCACCGCCGGGCTGGCCCTGGTGCTGCGCTACCTGGCCGGCGGCCGCTACGAGCTCGGCGAGACGCTGCCGCTGGACGCCGGCAAGATTCTCGGCTTCGGCCTGGTGCTGTCGGCGGGCACCGCGGTGGGCTCGATGCTGCTGGGCGCGCCCGCATTGTCGTCGGCGGTCATCACCCTGGACGTGCCGTTGCTCGGCACCGTCAAGCTCGTCACCGCCCTGTTCTTCGACCTCGGGGTGTACCTGATCGTCGTGGGGCTGGTGCTCGACGTGCTGCGCAGCCTGGGTGCGCGCATCGATGTCGAGATGGCCGAATCACCGCCGCCGGCGACGAAAGTGGGGGCGCGGTGA
- a CDS encoding Na(+)/H(+) antiporter subunit C, whose product MNTYLVPLVIIGGLTSCGVYLLLSRNLTRMLLGLLLVGNAVNLLILTVGGPSGNPPVRGRTSGSKTTTADPLAQGMILTAIVIAMGIAAFVLALTYRSFRLTTEEDVENDPEDTRVSKLSGEEASSIDDDVPVAEPARDTDEPDELDALPGHQGSR is encoded by the coding sequence GTGAACACCTACCTCGTTCCACTCGTCATCATCGGTGGGCTCACCAGCTGCGGGGTATACCTTCTGCTGTCGCGCAATCTGACCCGAATGTTGTTGGGCCTGTTGCTCGTCGGCAACGCCGTCAACCTTCTGATCCTCACCGTGGGAGGACCGTCGGGCAACCCTCCGGTGCGCGGGCGCACCAGCGGGTCGAAGACCACGACGGCTGATCCGTTGGCGCAGGGCATGATCCTGACCGCCATCGTCATCGCCATGGGCATCGCCGCGTTCGTGCTCGCCCTGACCTACCGCTCGTTCCGGTTGACCACCGAAGAGGACGTCGAGAACGACCCCGAAGACACCAGGGTGTCGAAGCTGTCCGGCGAGGAGGCCTCCTCGATCGACGACGACGTTCCCGTCGCCGAGCCGGCCCGCGACACCGACGAGCCCGACGAGCTCGACGCGCTGCCCGGCCATCAGGGGTCGCGATGA
- a CDS encoding Na+/H+ antiporter subunit D, translated as MTLSGVLMPLPVLIPLLAAASTLVAGRRPRLQRLITVVALSAVVAVCAVLVYLTDRDGTQALHVGGWGPTDAGLGPLGITLVADRLSALMLVVSSIVLLAVVFYAIGQGIRDGDDRQPVSIFLPTYLVLSAGVCTAFLAGDLFNLYVGFEVLLSASFVLLTIGASKERVRAGISYVMVSMVSSLIFLIGLALIYAATGTLNMAELSLRLEGISSGTRSALFAVLLVAFGIKAAVFPLSAWLPDSYPTAPAPVTAVFAGLLTKVGVYAIIRAHSLLFPAGGLDNVLLVAALLTMLVGILGAIAQSDIKRLLSFTLVSHIGYMVFGIALSSRLGMSGAIYYVAHHIIVQTTLFLVVGLIERQAGASTLHRLGGLAAASPLLAFVFIVPALNLGGIPPFSGFIGKVALLEAGTQGGSVLAWLLVGGSVVTSLLTLYVVARVWTKAFWRARVDAPEGDMADSAPSALLDDYSQDVAFVDRDDVGRMPIGMVVPTMALIAVGLALTVLAGPIFGYSDRAADEVLDRGQYVTAVLGTRL; from the coding sequence ATGACCCTCTCGGGTGTCCTCATGCCGCTGCCGGTGCTGATCCCGCTGCTGGCCGCGGCCTCGACGCTGGTCGCCGGGCGCAGGCCACGGCTGCAGCGATTGATCACCGTCGTCGCGCTCAGCGCGGTGGTGGCGGTCTGCGCGGTGCTGGTCTACCTCACCGACCGAGACGGCACCCAGGCCCTGCACGTCGGCGGCTGGGGTCCGACCGACGCCGGCCTGGGGCCGCTGGGAATCACGCTGGTGGCCGACCGGCTCTCCGCGCTGATGCTCGTGGTGTCCTCGATCGTGCTGTTGGCGGTGGTGTTCTACGCCATCGGGCAGGGTATTCGCGACGGTGACGACCGCCAGCCGGTGTCGATCTTCCTGCCCACCTATCTGGTGCTGTCCGCCGGTGTGTGTACGGCGTTCCTGGCCGGTGACCTGTTCAACCTCTACGTCGGCTTCGAAGTCCTGCTGTCGGCAAGTTTCGTGCTGCTCACCATCGGTGCCAGCAAGGAGCGGGTGCGCGCAGGCATCTCCTACGTGATGGTCTCCATGGTGTCGTCGCTGATCTTCCTGATCGGCCTGGCGCTGATCTACGCCGCCACCGGAACCCTGAACATGGCCGAGCTCTCACTGCGGCTGGAAGGCATCAGCAGCGGTACCCGCAGCGCCCTGTTCGCGGTGCTGCTGGTGGCGTTCGGCATCAAGGCCGCGGTGTTCCCGTTGTCGGCCTGGTTGCCCGACTCCTACCCCACCGCGCCGGCCCCGGTGACCGCGGTGTTCGCCGGGTTGCTGACCAAAGTCGGTGTGTACGCGATCATCCGGGCCCATTCGCTGCTGTTCCCGGCCGGCGGCCTGGACAACGTCCTGCTGGTCGCGGCGCTGCTCACCATGCTGGTGGGCATCCTCGGCGCGATCGCCCAGAGCGACATCAAACGTCTGCTGTCGTTCACCCTCGTCAGCCACATCGGATACATGGTGTTCGGGATCGCGCTGTCGAGCCGGCTGGGAATGTCGGGGGCGATCTACTACGTGGCCCACCACATCATCGTGCAGACCACCCTGTTCCTCGTCGTCGGACTGATCGAACGGCAGGCCGGCGCGTCCACCCTGCACAGGCTCGGCGGCTTGGCGGCCGCCAGCCCACTGCTGGCGTTCGTCTTCATCGTGCCCGCGCTCAATCTCGGTGGTATACCGCCGTTTTCCGGCTTCATCGGAAAGGTCGCCCTTCTCGAAGCCGGCACGCAGGGCGGCTCGGTGCTGGCCTGGCTACTGGTCGGCGGCTCGGTGGTGACCAGCCTGCTGACGCTCTACGTCGTGGCCCGGGTGTGGACCAAGGCGTTCTGGCGTGCCCGCGTCGACGCACCCGAGGGCGATATGGCCGACTCTGCGCCGTCGGCACTGCTCGATGACTACTCGCAGGACGTCGCCTTCGTCGATCGTGACGACGTCGGCCGGATGCCTATCGGAATGGTCGTTCCGACAATGGCGTTGATCGCCGTCGGCCTGGCGTTGACGGTGCTGGCCGGGCCGATCTTCGGCTACAGCGACCGCGCCGCCGACGAAGTCCTGGACCGCGGCCAGTACGTCACCGCAGTATTGGGGACGCGCCTATGA